The Mya arenaria isolate MELC-2E11 chromosome 15, ASM2691426v1 genomic sequence ATTTAGTCCTTTTGTCATAACATAGTTTGGTAAATGCATGAGACAAATTGATAACATGAAATTCCACGTTGAGGTGctcatcaaaaataaaacaaatggtactGATTTTAAAGCATTCATATCCAGCCAAGAAtaccatttacaatatttatatggtTTCCGTAGTGTTTCGACTTAATTTTTGAATGCATCTAATTTTACTATTGCTTCTTTCACTGATGGTTTACATATCATGGCACAAACGCACAGGTGTGCACAAATGCCTGCAATCATCAAAAACGTTCCCTTTAATCCATACTGTTTAAGTAAACACAAGGCTAATGGCGAAGCCATAAACCTAGCGATTCCTCTGACAGCCTGACTTAATGTTAAAACGATGTTCCTTCGTCTTTCAAAATAATACACCAGCACAATGGTAAATGTCACGGCTGAAAGGGCATTTCCTATTCCTGAAACAGACATAGCATGTTTAGCTCTACCttgtcagcaaacttatatTGCCGATTACCAGTTATAAGGCAAAGAAATACCAATTTGGCCACTATTCCTTTTAAGTGTTCCTGCAATAGATAGTCGAACTCGTCGTCGTAGAAATTCATATTTCCACTGTAACTTTTAGTaatattctgttttaaaaacataacgacatatataaaaatatcgGAGGATCATATTTAATGAAGTGTATTCGTGACAGTACAGAAATAGCTGAAAGGCCAAAAGAAAGTAAAAAGCAAACTTACCACCAACGACACCAATACTGAGTATCAAGATATTAATATTGCTGCCAAAGGCACTGGACAAATATGCAAGCATGAGGAATACTCCACCAGTTAATATTGTCACTCGGCAAGAAAGCTTGTTAATGCATATGGATACAAGAGGccctgaaaacaaaaaaaaaatattcctatGACACAATGACACGAATGAAAAACAACTACAGAAAAGCCTTTACATTCTACGTACGAAAATATTGATTGTATATATGACTAAACTATAATCGCCATACCTCAAAAAAATCTTGAAAGAATAAACTGTTATTGGAATTGCAATTGATAAAAGTAATGGTATTCACAATTTTTTGAATATGATCATGTTGACATATGTTACTTAGCAAACATAGAAGTCCTGAGTTTAGTGATCCAATAATCGATGCTTTTGTTGCATCGTCTTGGTAATAATCCAgcattttaacatataacaCTCCGCCTGTGAACATCACTGTGGCCATGAGAAGAATCCCACTGTACGCTGCTGCAAGGACAACCCACGCCCATCCTTCGTCAATGCCATGCGTTCGTGACGTCATAACTGATGTTGTACAGTTACGTTATATCCTATTTTTACTCATTGAGGCTCCTAGTTTGGAATAAATTGAAACacgtattttttattaatataaagaataattgatacatttatatacgAAAATCACTGACGTCAGTATAACCCTTTAAACAAACGATATGTTTCCATCAAGGTCTAATTCAAtctaaatttcaagttgattTAACCGGGTGTTATGCTACGGTAGAGTACTTATATTTGCTTACACACGAGGTTTTCTTGAATTATAGCAGATGATAAAGTTCTACGTCTATTCGGTTAACTTTACATGCTGCATTAATTTTAGCGATTCGCTCAAGtgatattgaaattgaaacgttttaatgaataaattgagTTTGGCTAACTTCTATAGGGTTCATCTGACAAATGAACACTGAAACAGCCCTTAATATCACATTGATGGTGAAAAGATATGTCTTGTATCCGACTCATCTTGATTTGCATTCACATTCTTATTGCGTGCACTCATTTTGTCAGAACTTGATTcggaattcattttttttacttgtttgCAATAACAAGTCATAAAGGTCTTTCATGTTTTCGAACATTTATTTGCACCTTAATTAAACTGTCATTAGagtgatttattgtttataaatattaaagttttaatGAGGATAATTTACCTTTACTTTGAACCGAACAAAACACAAACGCAATTTCAAGGTCACCCTTGTATAGGCCCGTCTAAACTTGGGATGAAGGTTGCGGTTTGACGGATAGCCGATGTCTTTCGCATTGTTATAGCAATAATTTATTTAGCCTGTATCCAATTATCTTGAGTCTTGATTGAGATGTATCTTAGACAGTGCGAAAGGTAAGAGTTGCAATTAGAGCTCTTTGGATCAAAGTCAAAGTAATGCACAAACAAAATATCGCTTTCCGGGCGATAACGATATTTTATCagattcaatttgtttttaagcaAGACTTCATTGTGGATTGAACATTTATTCTCAGATATAACTGAACACATGATTATGGATGTTTCCTGACAGCATAGGTCATAATTCGAGGACTCGTAatcagggggtccaacgtaAATTAATTTTGCGTATTCTTAAGTGAGGAACATTGTCGATGCGGAACAATATGGCGGAATGTCTGAGTTTTTGTATGTGTTTGAAGGATATTTTGACCTGGTTAGTAAGTTTATATCACTTCATCGCAGTATAAATACACCAACCCGAAGCCAGACATGTAAGccttttaaacatatcattCTCTAGACGCCTTAACACAAAATCTATTGAAGGTATAAGCTGACCGATcgtgtttttttacaaagtgTAAATAGAAATTGTCTGACTTAAAactgtgttttaagtaaaaatataccATTCTCTGACCTATCTTAGCTACACTTTATTGAGATTGCACATTTTTCTTAACAAGGGCTTGTGCACTTAACATGGATATTATATGGCTATTGTTTACTGTTTAGACACCTTTTATGTTTTCCGCggaagttttatgcagtttaGTTTGTTGCAGAATTATAAGAGATGTGCGTTAATATTAGTCTCATTTAGACATGAGTAgtaacacatgttataattataacaaaaggcAATTTGTTACTCAATAAAAGCGTCTCCCGTAGGTATTATTAAAACTAACCTACCAGATACATTTGAATATGATTCTAGCTCTGCTCTTCTATGTgctaaataaattataactttttatatcaatgtaggaactattggtgtaaaagAACGTCTGACATAACGGCAAAAAAATCCCCAATatctgataatatttttttcccatGAAAATCATGACAATACGCAGTGGCGGTCCAGTTGTCTTGCAATGGATCTTAAGGCGAAGCGCTTAATAACTCAgcatatgtataaaacataacattagAATACATTGCATGCTCCAAAATGCCACATTTGACACTGACCATAGATACTTGTTCTTGAGATAGGACTGCATACGCCCCTTTTATTATTCAACGATGTCAGAAGTATAAACACTTTACGCCGAACAAAACTGACATATTTCTAAATAGTCTAACaagtaatataataatttgttgAGTATATATGGTAATATATCCGGATATAAATTTCTTACGCCAGTCCAGATGGAATAATCAGTTGTTATCTAGCCTCGGTGTTCTATAGAAGATAAGGTACAGTACTGTccgttatttttaaacttaccaTAACTTAATAATACAGTTACGAAGCAAACTTTGCAAACCGTGGAACAAGAGGTTAAATATAAAGAGTTAAAGCAGTtcaattacttttgtttttctaGTCACTCAGTGTTGATTTCACTCATACAATTTactttttctataaataaaagcatcctatttagatctgcaactcgaagaAAAGGAATATATATtgagtatcaatctttatgataaacgtgatgattttaatttttaaaataattaattacccttcctTAGTTagagatgttcctagttcaccgTCATATGGTGTTtgtattgcacagttgataagatttgcaagaatatgtacagatgtcaaAAACTATGACAGAAAAACTTCCAATACAGGGTTTCATAAAATTTAGTAAAACTAGTACACCTATTAGCAGAAACATGTGAAAGACTTTATGTTGATTGTTTGTAAGACGTTTATTCAGTAAAGTTGGTCTATCGATTTGCAGAATTTTGTGATAGGCTTTATGTTACTTGTTTGTGTGGCATACAttcattgaaaattgtttatgaaTGCGTGGTATGGTTGAATCTTTGGTATCTTTTATTCTTTCGGACTCATGCCGAAAGCCTATCAACAAGTTTCCTTATTTTTGTTCTACTCACCTTGTTATTATGCCTTATATTGTATTAGTTATGTCCTTCGGtaattgtgttttgtatttatcTATATCCGTTTGACTGAACTGTTTAACTTGCACTTACGGGTATTCGCGCTTAAAAAGTGACCGGCGAGATTTGTTTCGTTGTCTTGGTTGTCTCTCAGAGTCAATATACCTTTGCCGAAATCCTTGTACACGGGTGCCGCGACATATTGTAAGTAGCATACGCATTTTTACTGTTCGTCTTATTCGACATTGTTCTGAACAACTAACTGATTCAAATTAATGCACATGAACATTCAGCAATCAGAACTACGGAATGCAATTCAGTTAAACTCACCTTGACACGAGTTAATTAGGCTTATATGGCGCtgctttcaaataaataaaatggcgTTCAATGGTCTCCTCAAACCTTTTTTCTAGCGTGAAATGCggattaatatatttgaaatcttATTCCGTAAATACTTAGTTTCAGCGATATTTTGTGAAATTGCCCTTAGCAATTAAagttgaattgaaaaaaatagtttaatacatagtgtattacaaaatattgaaacatactTTCTATTCAATGTAGAAATAGTTTAGCGTTAAGCCAAAAGTATTCATACAGTTGatactcgttatgtcgactttgtcGGGAAAAaggtcgagataacgaacattcgacacatgcgcatttcaaaaatatatatcaccaatcccaacactTTTGAGTTTGATTTATTGCCGCCATCCTACTTCTGAAATTGAACTGTCCTTTTACCGTCGCGATAACAGCAaacgtattattgaaaaataaagagaaaacatttgtgtcaaatttatatAGTTAACCTTTATGGAttacacaaaacatatataattaaacaacaataacatacatttgtacattgcGAGAAAATGGTATAGCACATATGACAACAACTTAAAATAGTACATCCGCTATGTCTGTTTGTATATAACCTAAATTGAATCgctaataaacaatatatttaacaaatcttTAAATTTACACTTTTCCAGATGCTGGTTAAAAATGTCGTGGATAGTACGTGATGGTTAGCGGTCCGAATATATCCAAACATGTTGTGTTCATCTGAAAATATAAGCAATTGCCGAAATGTTATATACGCAATAGAATCACTgctgaatattttcaaaaaacgtCTGCATTTCTTCACCGCCGCGTTCAGCGTTCGTTTTCCCCGCTCCTCTTGAGCCTTTCTTTGACGTATTTTTGCAGCAACTGCCATAACGCTCCCAAATAGTAATACAGCACCTGAAATATTGTGACAATAGTATTTACAGCTCCATTTCCAGAGCATTGCCGTTTACACATCTCATTCTAGCTTTATAAAACCATTAAAGGAATAGTATTTGAGAAAACACGTTTAAACTGTAATAATTCTTACCAGACATGATAAAGCTGTTCTCGTATGAGCCTGTTTTTTCCAGCAGCAACGCTGTGATGTAAATCAGGAAATGTTGAACGAGTTACATCaatcaaataacaaacaatggGAAATATCATATATACACTTAATCCATCCCTACACTTTATACTGTTATATTGTTTCATCTATTagtttatggttaaaagcataCAGATCaagaacatttgtttttcatgtttctATGGACTTAATGCtgttaatataaaacaaggccTGTGTTGGTTTTGCTTGTGATTTCCATGTATGTCTCATTTACATATAGCTGCATTTAAGTAGAATCAGGAGCCGTATGACAGAACAATTTTCAGTTGatttattctatttttcatTCTCCCAGCGTCGTTAAACGTATGTTCTAATTAAACTTGGGAAACTTTgtgttattaatgatataaaaagtatattgatttaacatgaacaatagaagaaaatgttatttctttataatgtcCAAACAAGGTATGGCAACATTTCAACTCGTACCTGCTAAAGGTGGACCTGACACGTATCCAATACCACAAAAGAAATAAACCAGCCCGTGAgcaattgaaatgttttcaacaCCAATAAGTGCGAGAGTGAGGGGGGTTGCTAATGAGTTTGGCAAACCAGTCAAAATTCCTGTCGCAGCAACAAAGACATATTCTGCAGATGGCAAGTGATTATAAAGTTGAAAAAACAGGGCAAATATGCTTGCAATTACCAGGCAGCAAATATGCACCACCATGTTATCTAGATGTTTACAATCAACAATAAACACTGCACTTAACCTACCAACTGTATTACTTATACTAAAAATGGTCATCAAAACTGTTATATCTGTCGCATTTAGTCCTTTTGTCATGACATAGTTTGGTAAATGCATTAGGCAAACTGATAACATGAAATTCCACGTTGAGGTACTcatcagaaataaaacaaatggtaagGATCTTAAAACTTGTAAATCCAGCAAAGAATCGCATTTACAATATGTATATGGCTTATTCATTGTAACGTCTTTgctttttaatgcatttatctttaattttTCTTCTTCCACTGATGGTTTACATATCACAGCACAAACGCACAGGTGTGCACAAATGCCTGCAAGTATCAGAAATGTTCCCTTTAGTCCATATTCTTCAAGTAGCCAC encodes the following:
- the LOC128220290 gene encoding monocarboxylate transporter 9-like, producing the protein MTSRTHDIDEGWAWVVLAAVYSGILLVSTVILTAGVLYIELLDYYQDDATKTSIIGSLNSGLLCLLGPLVSICINKLSCRVTIFSGGVFLMLAYLTSAFVSNINLLIFSIGVVGGIGNALSGVPLAVVLVYYFERRRNIVLTLSQAVIGVAIFLASPLALWLLEEYGLKGTFLILAGICAHLCVCAVICKPSVEEEKLKINALKSKDVTMNKPYTYCKCDSLLDLQVLRSLPFVLFLMSTSTWNFMLSVCLMHLPNYVMTKGLNATDITVLMTIFSISNTVGRLSAVFIVDCKHLDNMVVHICCLVIASIFALFFQLYNHLPSAEYVFVAATGILTGLPNSLATPLTLALIGVENISIAHGLVYFFCGIGYVSGPPLAALLLEKTGSYENSFIMSGAVLLFGSVMAVAAKIRQRKAQEERGKRTLNAAVKKCRRFLKIFSSDSIAYITFRQLLIFSDEHNMFGYIRTANHHVLSTTFLTSIWKSVNLKIC